From Thalassospiraceae bacterium LMO-JJ14:
TTCATTTCCTGGGCTTCGGCAACGCTGCCGAGAGCAATGGTTGCGACCGCGGCTGCGGTCAAAAGCTTAATGTGTTTCATGTGCGTCATTCTCCCTGTGAGTTCATTCGCGTGAATTTTCGACACCGCCCTACATTGATTGTGACTGGTGCGGTCGATATTGGCGCATTGCTTGAAAATGTCATTTATCGTTGGTTTCTCGCCCCCTGCGCCGTTTTTCGACACCCGCACGTACGTCACATCAGATACACGCAGTGTCTAGCCTTAGACTCTCAAAGGCTAACACTATGTTGTCAAATTCATTTTAACCGAGACCCTATGCGTTTATGTTATATATTGTTTGCAGTGCACCAATTATTCACTACGAATGAACTGCTTTCAAACCGCCCGAAAACTGTCTGAAAAATCCGGAGCGCGACGCCATGTCCCTTAATCTCAAGCAGATCGAAGCCTTCCGTGCCGTCATGTTGACCGGTACCATGGTCCGCGCGGCAGAGGCGCTTTACGTATCGCAGCCGGCCGTCAGCCGTTTGATCGCCGACCTGGAACGCGATCTGGGTTATCTGCTGTTTAACCGTACCCGTGGCCGGTTGCAGCCGACGGAAGAAGGCAATGCGCTGTATGCCGAAGTGCAGCGCTCGTTCGTCGGTTTGTCGCAGGTTGAGACGGCAGCGCGGGCGCTGGCCAGAGATTCGTCAGGCGTTCTGCGTATCGTTGCCATGCCGTCGTTGACCGGCGAGCCGTTAACACGGGCCATTGCGGTTTACGCCCGCGAGAATCCCGATGTTTCGTTCGAGGTCGAAGTCCGTCCGCGCCGTCAAGTTGTCGAATGCATTGCCGCCCAGCAATACGATATCGGTGTCACGACACTGCCGGTAGACATGCCGAGCATCGATGTCCGACAGTTGAGCGAGGGTAATTCTGTCTGCGTCGTGCCGGCGGATCACCCTTTGGCGGCAAAGGACGTCATCCATGCCCAAGATCTGGAAGGGGAGCCTTTCGTCTCGTTTTCAACCGATACGCTGTTCCGTATTCGTGTCGACCGGATATTCGAGGATCTGGGTGTGACCCGGCGCATGAGATTTGAAACCAGGACGGCGGAGGTCGCGTGCAACCTGGTTGCCGAAGGCGCGGGTGTGGCCATCGTCGGGACCTGGGACGTGCCGGCTTCCAATCGACCCGAGCTTGTATTGCGGGCTTTCGAGCCGGCATTACCGTTGCGCATCGGCGCGTTGGTCCCGGCACACAGGCCTTCGTCACGGCGTGTGGAAATGTTCATCGATACCTTGGCGACTTCCTATGGCGAGACTTCCATGCCGCACTGAGGTGAAAACGTCTGAGCCACGATGTCAGGCCTCAATATAATATTTTGGCATAGATAAGGCATATTTTCTGATTTGACTTATGTGCTGCGCTGACGGTTTCCTGTACACCGAAACAGGGAGGAGCCCCGAAGATGCCGGACATAACGGCACCCGGAAAATCTGTGGGAAATTTTGACGTCGCCGTCATCGGTGGCGGCATGATTGGCCCGGCAATATCGCTGGGGCTTCTCGAGCGCGGTCTCAGCGTCTGCATCCTCGATGAAGGTGACGACGTGTTGCGCGTGGCGCGGGGCAATTTCGGCCTGGTGTGGTTCCAGGGCAAGGGCTTCGGCATGCCCCGATATGTCGACTGGACGCGGCGCTCGGCGGCGCTATATCCGGATTTTGCGGCGGAGCTTCAGGAACACACCGGAGTCGATGTAGGTCATGCCAACCCGGGCGGACTGGAACTGTTGCTGGGCGAAGAGGAACTGGCGCATCGTCGGCACTTCATCGGACAAATTTACCAACAGGGCGGGGGCAGGAAATATGAGGTTGAGTTTCTAGACCGCAAGCAGGTCGATGATATGTTGCCGGGTATCGTCCTGGGCGACGAGGTTGTCGGCGCGTCCTACAGTCCCGTCGACGGACACGTCAATCCGTTGTTTCTGCTTCGCGCCATGCACACCCGGTTTCAGCAGGCAGGCGGCCGGTATCTGCCGCATCACCGTGTCTCGGCAGTGCGCCGAACCGGTGACGCCTACGAGTTGAGCACGAAAGCCGGCACCGTCAGCGCCGCCAAGGTCGTCATCGCGGCGGGGCATGGCCTGAAGGAACTGGGGCCGCCGCTGGGACTCGACATTCCGATCCGCCCGCAGCGCGGCCACATTCTGGTCACCGAACGCACGAAACAGATACTGCCGATGCCGATGAGTGCGTTTCGCCAAACGGTTGAAGGTTCGATCATGTTGGGCGTATCGGCGGAAGAGGCAGGCTACAACGATGCCGTCGATACGGCCACGGTGGCCAGAATCGCCGAGCGCGCGAGCCGGACCATTCCGGCACTCAGGCATCTCAATATCGTCCGCAGCTGGGCGGCGCTCAGGGTGCTGACACCGGACAAATGCCCGGTCTATGCCGAGTCTGAAAGTCATCCCGGTGTCTATGCCATCGCCTCTCATAGTGGCGTGACGCTGGCAGCGGTAAATGCCAAGGTTGCGGCGAACTGGATTGCCGGCGATCCGGCCCCTGAAGAATTCGAGGCCTTTGGCGTGGAGAGGTTCGATGCTCAAAAGACGGCATAGCGATGCGGCCGTGGTGCGGATCAGCATCGACGGCGAGCAGGTCGAGGCACGGGCCGGCGAAAGTGTCGCCGCTGCGGTTTTGGCGCATACGGAAGGTGCGACCCGGACCACGCCTCTCAGTGATGCACCGCGCGCGCCGTATTGCATGATGGGTGTGTGCTTTGAATGCCTGATGGAAATCGACGGCGTCGCCAATCGTCAGGCCTGCATGATACGCGTCGCGGACGGAATGTCGGTGAAGCGCCAGCAGGGCGCACGTAGTGTGGAGGGTAGAGAATGAGCCTTCCCGCATTCGACCTGGCGATTGTCGGCGCCGGTCCGGCCGGATTGGCGGCAGCGCATGAGGCCCGCAATCTCGGACTTTCGGTTGTCGTCATCGATGAGCAGGATGGTCCGGGCGGACAGATTTACCGCGATGTCGAGCGTGTCGCCATGCATCGCGCGCACGACCTTGATGTACTCGGGCCCGATTACAAATACGGCTTCGGGCTGGTCGAAAGCCTGCGTGCCTCGGGGGTTACGCATTTGGCGGGGTACATCGTATGGCAGATTGAAAGCGGCGGCACCGTCTGGTGTTCGGACGGCAGTCAGGCGAAACGCGTTGACGCCAGACGGGTATTGTTGGCGACCGGCGCCATGGAGCGTCCGGTACCGGTGCCGGGATGGACGCTGCCGGGCGTGATGACCGCGGGGGCGGCGCAGATATTGATGAAGAGCGCCGGGATGGTGCCGGGCGGGCCGATTGCCATTTGCGGCAGCGGGCCGTTGTTGCTGCTGATTACCGATCAACTGGTCCGCGCCGGTGCAAATATCGCCGTGGTCGCCGAGACGACATCATTCACGGATTACCTGAGGGCGGCGCCGAAGCTGCCCAAGGCCCTGCTGGGGATTGAATATCTGCAGAAGGGACTTGCCATGCGCCGCCGTATCAAGGCCGCCGGCGTGCGGATGTTGAGTGGTATATCCGAGCTTCGTGTTCTGGGCGACGAAAAGGCCGATGGCGTCTCGTTCAAACGCGGTGGACGGACACACACGGTTCAGGCATCGAGCGTGCTTTTGCACCAGGGCGTGGTGCCGAATACGCAAGCAACGCGCCAGTTGCGGCTTCAGCATCTTTGGCATGAAGAACAGCATTACTGGTATCCGAAAACCCTAGACAATGGCGCCACCGAGCTTGAAGCGGTCTACCTTGCCGGTGACGGCTGCGGTATTTACGGCGCGCGCGCGGCGGAGGCATCCGGCCGCTTGAGCGCGTTGCAGATCGCGCGTTCGCTTGATGTCATCGATGACAAGAATTTTACTCTCAAGTCAGCGCCCTGGCTTTCCGAACAGAAGCATCATCGCGCCGTGCGGCCGTTGCTGGATGCGCTCTTTCCGCCGCCTTCGGATATCCTCAATCCGCCGGACGATGCCACGATCGTCTGCCGTTGCGAGGAAGTGACGGCGGGCAGTATCCGCAAGGCCGTCGCGCTGGGTGCGCAGGGACCGAACCAGTTGAAGGCATTCTTGCGCGCCGGTATGGGGCCCTGTCAGGGGCGGATGTGCGGCCTGACGGTGACGGAAGTCATGGCCAGGGCAAGCGGCAAGTCACCGGCCGACATCGGTGCGTATCGAATCCGCCCGCCGCTGAAGCCGCTGACGCTGGCCGAGCTTGCCGATATGGATCCGGCGGATATGGACGCCGAATAAACCGGCGTTACTTCATCGTTCCCGTCATCCGGTCCTTGAGCTTGTACCAGTTCATCATAATCGGCAGGAACCATGGCGTGCCGTTGTAGAACGGGATGGCGCGGAACGGCAGTTTGTCGAATGCCGAGGCGCCTTCTTCCATGCCCATGACGACCATTGCGGCCTTCTGTCCCATCCATCTGGCCCAGACCACACCCGACCCGCAAAATCCGGTCGCATAGATCACACCGTCGTGGATCGTCAGTTTGGGCAGTTCGTCCATCGGAAACGCAACGAAACCGAACCAGTGATGCGAAAGCCGGGTTTCCGAAAGGTCCGGGAAGATTTCCAGCAGACCGCTGCGCAGGCGTTCGCGTGCCTTGGCGGCATCGTCGTCATAGCGCCTTCCACCCAGCAGAATGCGCGTGCCGTCCGGCGACGGCCGGTAGTAATGGCCGAGCAACCGTGTTTCGCCGTGCATCTGCTGCTTCGGCATCAACGTCTTCATCATGTTCTGGCCCAAAGGTTCGGTCGCGATCATTTCCGAGACCACCGGCACCAGGCGGCGGCGCAGCCAGGGCAGTCCCTTGTCGGTATAACCGTTGGTGGCGACGATAACGTGATTGGCCTTGACCGTGCCCTTGGGCGTCGTGATCACGAATGTGCCGCCGACACGTTCGATGCCGGTAACACCGGTGCCGCTAAAAATCTTGGCGCCAGCGGCTTCAGCGACACGGCGTAATTCACGGTGCAGCTTGCCGGGATGAATGCCGCCGATATCGCTGCGCACGATGCCGCCGTGATAAAGTTCGGAGCCGATCTCTTCAGACTGGTTGCTGCGCTCGACAAGCTTGGGTTCGAGGCCGAGGTGACGATTCAGCATATCCGCTTCGCGTTTCATGGATTCGAAGATTTCCGGACGCATGGCGCCGGTGAACCGACCGCATGGCTGATAGTCACAGTCGAGTTCTTCATTGGTAATGAAGTCGTACAGGTCCTCTCTGGCAGTGATCCCTTCGCTATAGACGGCCTTGGCTTGTTCCATACCGAACTTGCTGACCAGCTTTGTAAACGATAACCGGATATTGCCACTGGTTATCCCGCCGTTGCGGCTGGATGCGCCGTCACCAGGGCGGTCGCGCTCCAGCAGGATCACATCGCGTCCGGCCCGCGCCAACGGGATTGCCGCGCCCAGCCCGGCATAGCCGGCGCCGACGATGACCACGTCCGCACTTTCCGGCGGCGCGCCGTTCTCGGCAGCTTGCGGTTCAGCTTCTTCCCACCAATAGGGGAGGTCCTTGACGTTGCTCATGGGTTTATCTCGCAGAAAAATTGTGGACGGGCATTCAGCAAACTTAGTCCCCGGATTGCAGGCTTGCCAATGGCGGGGTTGATCAAGGCACAAAAAAAGCACGCCGAAGCGTGCTCTTTCGAAAGGCGACCGCCCCCGGAATGAACCGGGGGCGAGCCCTATGTATTAGTCTTCGACCGTAAGATTTTCGGCGGACGACTTGCCGTTTTTGCCCGGCTGCAGTTCGTAATTGACCTTTTGGCCTTCACGAAGCGTGCTCAGACCGGCGCGCTCAACAGCGGAGATGTGCACGAATGCATCATTGCCGCCATCGGACGGTTCGATAAAGCCGAAACCCTTGGTCGGGTTGAACCATTTAACAGTACCAGTAGCCATCGTTTTTTCCTCTAACAGTTGGCATGGACGGCGTCACCGCACAGTGCGGAGACGGGTCCGATAACGCTCACATTGTCAGTGGATCTCGAAGCTCACCGGCGAGCCGGTTCTCATAGGACTCATAACAAATGTAATACGCAAGCGGACTATGCGGCCAAAACGTGCGTAAAGTCAATTAATATGAGAATCCAGATTATTTTTCGTGCGGTCTCATCCAGCGCTCAAAGACGCGGTTACGGCACTGAAGTCATTGCGGTTTTCAAGGTCCATCAGGGCCTCGAACGCGGTATCGGCAGCGGCCTCGCCGATCGCCCGTGCCGCGCAATCCGAGAACTTGTCGTGCAACTCGTCACGGGACATGGCGTTATCGCCACTGCGTCCGACCATGTTGTCGATGCGCCTGGTGAGCGTGCGTCCGTCCTTGAGGGTCACGGAGACTTTCGCATCCCAGGTGCCGCCATTCGGTGTGCCGCCTTCGCGGAATTCGGAGGCCCTGGTAATTTTCAGCAAATCGACGATGGCGGGGTCGAGGAAGGCATCGTCTTCGAAATCCTTGAGCCGGACAGCACCGTCCTTGAGCGCGCGCGCGACTGCATACTGTTGTGAAAACTTGGCCTGCAGGACGCTGTTCGGAAACGGTGTATTGGTATGACGCAGACGCCTGGGGTGGACGTGGATGTCGATCGCGCTGACCTGCGCCGCCGTGACGCCATCGTCCTTCACAAGGCTTAACATCGCCGAAATGGCGTGATGCGTCGATCCGCAGCAGGGGAATTGTTTGATGCCGATGCTCGGCAATTCGATGGTCAGCGGTTCTGTCCACGCCGATGTCAGGGGCGCCGGGTTGAAGGTGCCTTCGCCGTTGAAGACGTTAAAGAAGCCCTGATGGTGTTCCATGGCTCGGGCATTGGCCTCGAACCCACGCTCGGCGATCAGCGCCGCCATCAGTCCGGCGCGGCCGGCATGTCCGACATGCAGCGGTTTGGTCATGGTGCCGAAGTTGGCCTTGATGCCGCTCGCCAGCGAGGCGGCGATGGCCAGCGCGCGCGTCGTCTGATCGGCGTCGAATTTCAGCGCATACGCCGCCGCAGCCACGGTGCCGAATATGCCCAGCGTCGCCGTCGGATGCCAGCCCTTGTCGTAATGATGCGGGTGCAGCGCCATGGCGAAGCGGTGCTCGACCTCGAAGCCGACGACATAGGCATCGATCAGTGCGCGCCCGGAAAGGCCATGTTGTTCAGCCAGGGCGAACAGGACCGGGACCAGCGGCACGGACTGGTGCCCGCCGAGCACATCGGAAAAATCATCGAAATCGAGGGCATGCGATGCGACACCGTTGATCAGCGTTGCATCGAGTGCGCTGGTGCGCCGGTCGGTGCCGAGAATCAGGCACGGTCCCGCGGCGTCTCCGATGCCGGGTGTAGAAAGCAGGATTTGCGTGCACGGCTCGGGCAGGCCGGCGAGGGTGACGCCGATGGTGTCGGCAATGCCGGCCTTGGCGGTGTGCAGTGCGCCGGGCGTGATCTTCGACGGATCGAAACCGATGATGTGTTCGGCGAGCAATGCAAGAACGGCGCCCGCCTCCGTGGTGTTCAATCCGTCCATTTTATATTCCCCTTAGGCCACGGCTTTGTTGCTGACCGCATATGTAGCGGCGCTTTCACCTGCCAGCTTGCCGAATACAGTGCCGGCCATCAAGCCGCTGCCGCCCGGATAATTCTCATAGAACAGTCCGCCGACCAGCTCGCCTGCGGCATAAAGACCCGGAATCGAGCGGTCGCTCATGTCCTGGACGGCACCGTCCTTGTCGATGCGCAACCCACCGAAGGTAAACGTGACGCCGGTCGTCGTCACGAACGCCTCGAACGGCGCTTCGCTGATCGGTAGCGCCCAGTTGGTTTTGTTGACGGCCAGTCCCTTTGTGGTGACGCCATCCAGAACGGACGGGTTGAAGTCGCCGGGCTGACAGGCAGCGTTGAACTCATCAACGGTTTTTGTCAGCGCCGCTGGATCGATTTCCAGATGCGCGGCAAGTTCAGCAATACTGTCGGCGGTATATTTCGTCACTTGCTTGATGCGGTATTCGTCACGCAGCAGGGGGATGGTTTTCTGGTCGAAGATCTGGATCGCGGTGCGGAACGGCTGCTTCATGATCTCGCGGCCGAACTTCACATAGGTGTGGTTGCGCAGATCCTCGCCTTCGTCGACGAAGCGCTCGCCCTTCAGGTTGACCATGATGCCCCACGGATAGGAGTGCTTCTGGAAGTTATCCAGCACCTCGTAATCGCCGTATGGCGGCGCTGAAATATCCCAGCCCACCGAATGGCATCCCGACCAGTTGCCGAACGGGCGTGCGCCGATGTCGATGGCCATGCGGATGCCGTCGCCCATGTTGTGGCGTGTGCCGCGTACCCGGGCCAGATCCCAGCCCGTGCCCAGATACTGCGCGCGCATGGCGGGATTGGATTCGAACCCGCCGCAGGCCAGAACCACGGCATCGGTCTGGATATCCTCGTAGCCGCCCGGCCCCCGGACCTGCAGACCGATGATGCGCCGCTTGCGGTCCTGGTGGAGTTGCGTCGCCCCCGTCGAATAGCGAATTTCGCAACCCATTTTGAGCGCGTGCGCCAGTTCCATCTCGACCAGCCCGGCACCGCCGCCGACGGCTTCGATATTGACGCCGCCATAGAAGTGATGCTTGCCGTCGACCAGGAAAGACTGGCGCCCGAACATCGGAATGAAGCGCACGCCGTGTTCGCGCAGCCAGACCATCGCCGGGCGCGACCCGTCGATCAACTGCCACGCCATGTCCTCGTCGGCCTGATGGTGGGTGACTTTCATCAGGGCATCGTAAAAAACGTTGCGGTCATGAACCGGCAGCACAATCTGTTCACGTTCGGCATCCGACAGATCGGTCAGGACGTCCGTCGCCGCGTCTTCAACGCCGGTATGACAAAAGCGGAAGCCGCCGGCGGTGAAGTAAGAGTTGCCGCCTTTTTCGTCTTCGGATGCTTTTTCAAGTATGAGCACGTCAGCGCCGCTCTCGCGCGCCGCCATGGCGGCACATAGCGCGGCATTCCCCGCGCCGACGACGACGACATCGTATCTTTTCGACATTGGATATTCCTCATAATAAACGGCCATTCAGGCATTGAGGAAATTTTGGCGCTTCTTGATTGTAAAGTAAATTTAAATTAGATTTATTTTTATTAAGGATAGATAATTTATGAACATTCCCTACGGCATCAAGGACATTGAGGTTTTTGTCGGGGTCATCGACACCGGAAGCTTCAAGGAAACGGCGCGTAAGCTGAACGTGACGCAGTCGGCGTTGACGCAACGGCTACGCAAGCTCGAGGAAGCCCTGGGTGCCAGACTGATTGACCGTACCACGCGGTCCGTCGCGTTGACGTCGGTGGGCGAAGCGTTTTTGCCGAATGCGCGTCGTCTGCTGGGACAGTTCGAACAAGCCTATGGCGATATCCGTGAGGTTATCGATGTTTCCGGCGGACGTGTGACGCTGGCCAGTCTGATTTCGGTGGCGACCTATGTATTGCCGACGGTCATCAGCCGCTTCACGAAGGACCACCCCAACGTCGGTGTCCGCATCATCGATGTTTCCGAACGTGAGATCATGCCCTACGTGCGCCGCGGCGAGGCGGAATTCGCCATCGATATGAAGACCGACGAGATCGAGGACGATCTGGCGGCGACGCATTTGATGTATGACCGGTTTGTGCTGGCGTGCCGCGATGACCATCCGCTGGCCGAAGGCGGCTCGGTCGATACCGCCGATCTGGCCGGGTTGTCGCTGATGGTGCTGGGGTCGCGAAGCGGTACCAGCCGTGTCCTGCAGACGCATCTGGCCGAACGGCCGAAAAGCGCGAAGTGTATGCACGAAGTTCAGCACTTGTCGACGATGGTCGGTTTCCTTGAAGCCGGCATGGGTGCCGGGATCGTTCCCAGCATGGTGATGCGCGGGATATCCTCGCGACGGCTTGTGTCCCGGCCATTGGCCGCGCCCGCCCTTTCAAGGGAACTGGTGCTGGTCGAACGCAGCGGCGCAACGCTGTCACCGGCGGCGGAACAGTTGAAGCAAATGCTTCTCGTCAAATTCAAGGAACTTGAGGATGCCTGAAATCAGGTTCTGGACGTAAGAAATTTCAGCTCTGCAAGCGTAAAGAAAAGCCCAAGCGTCGCCTGTATCCAGCGCCGCGCCCGTCGTGCATGGCCGTGCCGATGATCGACATGATATTCGGTCCTGGACTGGCAAGGCCCACCGGACAAGTGGAATACGCAATCAGGATGCCGGGCAGATAAAGTGCGATGGAGTCCATATTCACTTCTTTCATGGGACTGCCCCGGGTGTGACTAACGGCTCAAGTAGCGCGAACCGGCCGGGATGCAGGATTTCGGCACGGTGACGTCTATTTCGCCCAGCAGCATGAACGACAGGGTCTTGCCGTGCAGGTCCTGGGTCAGCGCACTGTTGACGCCGCCTTCGAGCGCATTGTCGATAACGAAGTTCATCGCCGCAAGGTTTGGTAGTTCATAGCGCATCACTTCGCTCGCACCCTTGTGACGGAATACATCCATCACCCGCTCGGACGTGACCTGTTCCAGCAGATACGGGAACGCTTCCGCCATATACGGGATCAGCGAAATGTTCGAGCGGTTGCCCTTGTCGCCGGCGCGACCGTGAGCGACGGCATGCAGCGGCACGGTGATGTTGTTCGTCATGGATGAACCTCCTCGGCGCGCGCCTGTGCTTCGACCGGGCCGCGCGGCACAAGCACGGATGCGGTATTGACCTGACCCGTGATGTTGCAGCGATACCCGCCGCCACCCGCGGGGCCGGAACAGAACAGGCTCAGCACCTCGTCATTGACGTATTGCGCCGTTGCCTTGTCCAGCGTGCGGATCGCCGCGCGCAGCCGGTATTCCCCGTCCATGGGCATGTTTTTAGCGCGTTCGCGCTCGGCCCCATCGTTGTCGAAGACGGCGCCGGTGCCGATGATCTCGATCCTGACCGGCTCGATGACGCCGTGCTTCGCGACGCGCGAGCGGACCACGTCTGCGGCAAGCCTTGCCCGCGCCAGGGCATTCGGGCCGGCATAGATCATTTCCGATTCGGCAAGCCATCCGCCATCCGCCGATATCGTCACCTTGAGCGTCTCGGGCGGCGGTGCACCTCGTGCACCGATGATGCGGACCCGGTCCTTGCCGTCGTCTTCGAGCGTCACGTTGGTGATGTCGAGCGACACATCAGGCGTCAGATACGCCGACGGGTCATGCACCTCGTACAGCATCTGTTCGGTGACGGTGGCTTTCGTGACCAGGCCGCCGGTGTTGTCGGCCTTGGTGATGACGATGCTGCCGTCCGCTTCGATCTCGCCGATGGGAAAGCCCAGTTCGTCCATGCCCGGCACGTCCTTGAAGCCCGGGTCGCAGAAATAACCGCCGGTAACCTGTCCGCCGCATTCCAGCAGGTGCCCGGCCAACGTGCCGGCTGCCAGCAGATCCCAGTCTTCAGCCTCCCAGCCGTATTCATGGATCAGCGGACCGAGCACCAGAGCGGCATCGGTCGTGCGCCCGACCAGCACCACATCGACGCCGAGTTTCAGCGCTTCGGCCACCGGGCGTGCGCCAAGGTAGGCATTGGCGGCGATGATTTCCTTGCCGTCGATGCTGATGCCTTCGACGGCGGGCAGGCCGGCGATCTCGTCGGCATCCATGAACGCAAGCAGGTCATCGCCAAGAACCACGGCAACCCGCAGGCCTTCGACGCCGAGTTCCTTTGCCAGCTCATGTGTCCGTCGGGCGCCGCCGAGCGGGTTGGCGTTGCCGAGGTTGGCGACAATCGTCACGCCATGCTGCTTGGCAGCGGCGAGGACGTTTCGCAGATACGGCTCCAGATACGGCGAATACCCAAGTTCGGGTTTGCGCATCTTGATCCGTTGCGCGATGGCCAGGGTGCGCTCACCCATGACTTCGAAAATCAGATAGCGGGGGCCGTCCCTGTCCTTCAGGGTCTCGACCACGGCGACTCCGGCATCAAGCCGATCACCCGCAAATCCGGCCCCGCTGCCGATATATACCGTCATGTCATGCCTTCCGGATGTCTTCTGCGACGGCCTTGGCGCCGTCCAGAATGTAGCTGTGTTCGGATGCGATAAAATACATGGTGACGCCGAGTGCCTTCAGATCCGGCACCCATGACGTATTGGGCGCGAAGGTGACGAGGCACTTGCCGTGCTTTTTCGCCGCTTCGCCGACGCGGCGGATGGCGAGCCGGACTTCCGGTGCCGCTGGATCGGTGAGGCCGTAGCAAAGCGCGAGATCGGCGGGGCCGACGAACAGCGCGTCGATGCCTTCGACGGCAGCGATTTCGTCGATATCGTCGACGGCTTCCGGCTCCTCGATCTGCGCCAGCACCACGGTTTCCGTGTCACTCTGTTTCAGAATGTCCGGCATTTTGCGCGTTGCGTATCCCGCCCAGCGGCTCGATCCGGCAAAACCGCGCCCGCCGTGCCCGAAACGCGCGGCCCTGGCAATGTCGCGGGCCTTTTCGGCGGTGTTCACATGCGGCACGACAAGCCCGGTGGCGCCGGAGTCCAGCATCGTCAGGATTTGCGCCGGTGAGTCGTCGGGGATACGAACCAGTGCCGGAAAGTTCAGCGCCCGTGCCATGCCGAGACAGGCATCGACCGCGCCCCGGTCGAACGGTGCGTGCTCGGCATCGAGGGCAACAAAATCCATGCCCGACATGGCGAGGATTTCGACGAGTTGGAAAGCCGGTGTCTTCATGAAGGTTCCGGAGAGCATGTCGCCCGCCAGCATTCGGGATTTCAGCGTTGCTTGTGACATCGGTTACTCCGTTGCTATGCGTTTGCGGTCGCGGTCCTGGTCATGGTCTCGCGCGATAGGCCGATGTTTTCGCCGGCGTCGAGAATGCTGTTCCATGCGGCGGCGGCGATGTCGAAACCGTTTACAGTCCGCTCCGCACGCGCCTTGCGTTCGGGATCGCCGGGGATCATCACCGGGGCTTCGGGATCGCGCGGCCGCGCCGAGCGGACATAATCGATGTAATCCGAAACCGAGGCTGCGAAGCCGTGACCGTCATCCAGAAGTTCCGGTTTCAGGTATACGGAGAACATGCCGTTATGTGTTTTTGTGCCGGGTCCGGTGGTGCCGGAACCGGTCAGGGCGCCGGCCAGCAGTTCGCACGCCAGCGCCAGTCCCGAACCCTTGTGCTCGCCGAAGGTGACCAGCGCGCCCGCC
This genomic window contains:
- a CDS encoding LysR substrate-binding domain-containing protein; the protein is MSLNLKQIEAFRAVMLTGTMVRAAEALYVSQPAVSRLIADLERDLGYLLFNRTRGRLQPTEEGNALYAEVQRSFVGLSQVETAARALARDSSGVLRIVAMPSLTGEPLTRAIAVYARENPDVSFEVEVRPRRQVVECIAAQQYDIGVTTLPVDMPSIDVRQLSEGNSVCVVPADHPLAAKDVIHAQDLEGEPFVSFSTDTLFRIRVDRIFEDLGVTRRMRFETRTAEVACNLVAEGAGVAIVGTWDVPASNRPELVLRAFEPALPLRIGALVPAHRPSSRRVEMFIDTLATSYGETSMPH
- a CDS encoding FAD-dependent oxidoreductase, coding for MGNFDVAVIGGGMIGPAISLGLLERGLSVCILDEGDDVLRVARGNFGLVWFQGKGFGMPRYVDWTRRSAALYPDFAAELQEHTGVDVGHANPGGLELLLGEEELAHRRHFIGQIYQQGGGRKYEVEFLDRKQVDDMLPGIVLGDEVVGASYSPVDGHVNPLFLLRAMHTRFQQAGGRYLPHHRVSAVRRTGDAYELSTKAGTVSAAKVVIAAGHGLKELGPPLGLDIPIRPQRGHILVTERTKQILPMPMSAFRQTVEGSIMLGVSAEEAGYNDAVDTATVARIAERASRTIPALRHLNIVRSWAALRVLTPDKCPVYAESESHPGVYAIASHSGVTLAAVNAKVAANWIAGDPAPEEFEAFGVERFDAQKTA
- a CDS encoding (2Fe-2S)-binding protein, with protein sequence MLKRRHSDAAVVRISIDGEQVEARAGESVAAAVLAHTEGATRTTPLSDAPRAPYCMMGVCFECLMEIDGVANRQACMIRVADGMSVKRQQGARSVEGRE
- a CDS encoding NAD(P)/FAD-dependent oxidoreductase: MSLPAFDLAIVGAGPAGLAAAHEARNLGLSVVVIDEQDGPGGQIYRDVERVAMHRAHDLDVLGPDYKYGFGLVESLRASGVTHLAGYIVWQIESGGTVWCSDGSQAKRVDARRVLLATGAMERPVPVPGWTLPGVMTAGAAQILMKSAGMVPGGPIAICGSGPLLLLITDQLVRAGANIAVVAETTSFTDYLRAAPKLPKALLGIEYLQKGLAMRRRIKAAGVRMLSGISELRVLGDEKADGVSFKRGGRTHTVQASSVLLHQGVVPNTQATRQLRLQHLWHEEQHYWYPKTLDNGATELEAVYLAGDGCGIYGARAAEASGRLSALQIARSLDVIDDKNFTLKSAPWLSEQKHHRAVRPLLDALFPPPSDILNPPDDATIVCRCEEVTAGSIRKAVALGAQGPNQLKAFLRAGMGPCQGRMCGLTVTEVMARASGKSPADIGAYRIRPPLKPLTLAELADMDPADMDAE
- a CDS encoding FAD-binding oxidoreductase; the encoded protein is MSNVKDLPYWWEEAEPQAAENGAPPESADVVIVGAGYAGLGAAIPLARAGRDVILLERDRPGDGASSRNGGITSGNIRLSFTKLVSKFGMEQAKAVYSEGITAREDLYDFITNEELDCDYQPCGRFTGAMRPEIFESMKREADMLNRHLGLEPKLVERSNQSEEIGSELYHGGIVRSDIGGIHPGKLHRELRRVAEAAGAKIFSGTGVTGIERVGGTFVITTPKGTVKANHVIVATNGYTDKGLPWLRRRLVPVVSEMIATEPLGQNMMKTLMPKQQMHGETRLLGHYYRPSPDGTRILLGGRRYDDDAAKARERLRSGLLEIFPDLSETRLSHHWFGFVAFPMDELPKLTIHDGVIYATGFCGSGVVWARWMGQKAAMVVMGMEEGASAFDKLPFRAIPFYNGTPWFLPIMMNWYKLKDRMTGTMK
- a CDS encoding cold-shock protein, with product MATGTVKWFNPTKGFGFIEPSDGGNDAFVHISAVERAGLSTLREGQKVNYELQPGKNGKSSAENLTVED
- a CDS encoding MmgE/PrpD family protein translates to MDGLNTTEAGAVLALLAEHIIGFDPSKITPGALHTAKAGIADTIGVTLAGLPEPCTQILLSTPGIGDAAGPCLILGTDRRTSALDATLINGVASHALDFDDFSDVLGGHQSVPLVPVLFALAEQHGLSGRALIDAYVVGFEVEHRFAMALHPHHYDKGWHPTATLGIFGTVAAAAYALKFDADQTTRALAIAASLASGIKANFGTMTKPLHVGHAGRAGLMAALIAERGFEANARAMEHHQGFFNVFNGEGTFNPAPLTSAWTEPLTIELPSIGIKQFPCCGSTHHAISAMLSLVKDDGVTAAQVSAIDIHVHPRRLRHTNTPFPNSVLQAKFSQQYAVARALKDGAVRLKDFEDDAFLDPAIVDLLKITRASEFREGGTPNGGTWDAKVSVTLKDGRTLTRRIDNMVGRSGDNAMSRDELHDKFSDCAARAIGEAAADTAFEALMDLENRNDFSAVTASLSAG